The genomic stretch CAGTTCAAATAATGAGCCGATGAATTCTCGAAGAGCTTTGCAGTTTAGGTGCACTAACGAATtgattttattgttaattcTACTTCACAATCTCTGTTAACAAACTGTTAACAACAAGAAGACTAAAAGTACAGTGAAAACTTTCGAGAGTTTTACTGATTCTTTTTCGATTCCGTCTATCCAACGATCACTGTGATATCCTATGTTGCAACTTGATATTTCACACCGCAAACTTAGATCGTCGACCGACGATTCGTAGACCAGACCTGGTATACCTTATGAAAGTCAATTCTAACCCCTTGATGAATAGCCTGGGCAGGAATGCAGTTTGGTATTCACAGTGCCGTAATAGTAGTCCAACGGTTTAGGACAAGCAAATAGAAAATGGTATATTTTAACGAGGAATCCAAGCCTCCAGATCGTGGGCTTACAAACGATCCACGAgacaaagagaaagaaaaaacaaaccgtGTCACCACACTCGCAAAGAGCGAAAGACACTTTTGCATCGTTAGCAGAAATGTCACATTCCAGGTGCACGCGGGGACTTTGGACCGGACCCAGGCAAAGCGTCTCGCTGTGATTGCTGGCCATCCGGTACACATGAGCCACGAACAATTTTCACGCACCAAATGTCAGTGCATCCAGATTATCGCGAGACTTGAGATCCAGTCTGGCCTCTGATCGACGTGTGGCGCGACTTGCTCGGTGATAACCCAACGATCAACTTACCATGAAATTTCAGGTGTTTCCTGGCACAATTTCCAAAAACGAATGATCGAACGAGCAGCAATTAATCACCCCTAATAACCGATGATCAGGACACTGTGTTACCTCCTCTATTGGGTATTTCTCATCTGTTTCGCACTGTGATTGTCGATGCACTCGAGGCAGACGAGACTAGCGCCGTGGCGATACTGACATTGAACGTGGCTCGAGCAACGGTACTTACCAGCCTACCTGGGCCCCGTAGGTATGTACCTGATGCCCAGGTTCCAGCTCTCCGAGACTCTGACGGTCGGTTCTCTCACGGCGTGAGTTTCGGACTCGCTTCTTAGGCGAGTCACTGACCCGATGAAAATTAGGGAACGGTCACTCTACTCTGCGCCGCCTCTACCTGCCTTCGATGACCATCGCGGCCAGCTACGCAAGGCACGCGCTTATTTAGTAAGAATGTGTAAATTTGTACCCGCAGTGACCGGCGCGAAATTAgccagagagaaaaaacagagagagagagagagaggcgttTATTTAAGAATGTCCTGGAGTGGTGAGCCCCCTAGGGACAACTCCGGTGTACAATGAATGGTACTTACTCTCGATGATATGTATGAGAAAAACATACATAAGAGATataaacgtttaaaaaaaatgtataataacttTGAACTAAACATATAACTCATACTACTCTACCACAATACAAAATAGAGAACATTAGTAGAAAATAAAGGATATCAAAATATAAGGCATAAGTGCTTCTGATATAGTTGTAAGAATTTCTCAGactgtttaaataatttcgcAGTTTCGActtcagagagagagagagaaggaaatcCATTGAAAGATCGCcggaattttttatacatagtACCGTAGTATCGCATTCTTTGTCTCTTCGCTTACCGTTTCTTTATTCCGAATCAAGATCCATTTATACACCGATTACGCGTAACGTCTAGCGTAATTTGtgcaagtttaaaaaatattccgttGAAATTAACACGTACCGACGTAAAGTTGATCTTTCAATTTCCTTACATTCACTGGTAGCGTGAATGACGTATTTGAGCAAATGTGACGAACGGGGAATTTTCAACGATGTTAAAAACTTTAAAGCAATTTAAAActgtttatcaatttttatagtttGATAAATGCTAAGCGTCTGTTATTTACTTGGTTAAGGGATTAACGGTACAATGACTGCTCATCAGACGTCGCATGAGGCTAAATCTTCTCTCGACAAAGGGACTGGAACTGTGGTTAGGTCAGAATTTTCGACCGATCTGGAGCACGTCGCGAACTTCTGAAGAGATATGATCAAGAGTTTCAAAAGGTACCTTAGAATTAGAAGACACTTGTAGATAGGATCTGCGTATCTATTACCGTTTAAAAAACCGACCAGTGAGACTAGACTAGGTAAAATTCATAACCAAACATCCATTCGTCGGATTTGCCTTGACCTCGATGGTATTGTAGCTATGAAATGCAAATGAGGAGTAATTTCATGGTCAGGTCTACTCATTACCCGGTCCTCTTTCTAGCAATAATCGTATCCTACACGAGAATTCGCGTTTGCGTAAATGAAGAGGGCGGATcatcaatgaataaaaatgtgtcACTAGTCAGGTTAAAGTATGCATATCGGTGTCTATACATTGACGCTACTGGAATTCACTGATCAGTTTGCAGTGGAAACTAATTGGACCGAATTCGAGTCGCGTACAAAATGACTTTATCAGCGTACCCAGACAGTAGCAGCGTCATTTATTACTCGTCAGTTCCGTCATGATTCGTATAATAGGTGAGGAGACCATCGGGACTTGAGTCTCAGATGAGCATTGGGCAGTCGTCAATTTGAAAAGAACATAACTTGACAAATGTCATTCCGCTGGGAACAGTCACTGGACTATTTTCTTCATGACTGTCTTCGGTATCCactataatattttaaatcaaagatattcattttgaaaatagttgagCGGATAAGAATAACTGCCAGAATACTGTGATATTTGATGATAATATATCTTCTTCTTGAGTCTTTGCAGCTACTTTTGCCAAAAAGATAGTTTTTGACATGATCAAATTTCCACAGATTAATGTATCGGCAAGCTACATACGCCGCTTTCGTTGCAAAAACATGACGAAACTGCAGATCTTTATAGCGAGTCACATCAATAtacttccttttttttttacaattttgtggGATTCATATACGCTGCCTTTGTAACGCAGTTTGCAAAAAGACGGTTTTTGTCTTCTGTCACACGACGAGAATTTTCAGAATAACGGGTATCTCGAAATGCAGAATGTGTCcggatgaaatttcattctaaACCTGTAACCCTAATAAGAATGGATCAAAGCCATTAATTATAACGTGCGACTCGATAATTCAACAATAGTATTACTCACATGCGGTAAACAATCGTATTAATCATCCTACTCACACTCAGGATCATTGAACTCTGCAAGATCATTATCATGCATTGGTCACGAAAAGTACCGATTAATCTCATCCCGAGAATCGTTCTGCCGACATAAAcactgaaatgaaaaaaaaaagtaaagataTTCGAGCAGACTTCTGTTCGGTTGGAAACCTAATAAATCATTACGTGACGGTTGAGTGCATTTCACTCGTGTCTGAAGAGGTTAGCCACGGTAATTTTAATCGTAGTTTCAATCAGCAATTATATTACTTTTACTAGCAGCCAGGAACGAATTATTCATAACCGAAACTGGGTTAGGATTCGTATGAGGACTCCTGGCACAAAAACGCGATAAAACAATCGAGATATTGGAAAAACCGGTTCGACTGACGTCCATTGAATTATGAACTCGTAATAATCGATCGGCTTCTGTAGAATTGCGATAATTAACTAAGGCATCCGGTTTTTTGCACAGCTTTATCACCCGAAGCGTATATTTACAAGGTTGCAATCGTTGTTTTGTAATCACGTATGCGTAACGAGAGCCCGTCAATCGTTGCGATCCATTCCAACTCCAATCGCGCATACGGCATTGCAGATGTAATCTGTCGACACTTTCGCTGACTCGGCAGTGATGGAACAGTattcgtataaataaaaatcagctgcctcgggagaaaaaaaaaaaaaaaacagaattaaaAAGTGGAAACCATAACGTAATCAAGACTCATCAATTTCTTTCGACCATTAACGTGCGACGGGTTGTTGACTGTTGGAACGgatattgtgaaaattgatttccaaTCGTTACTCAATACGCGCAAATGGAATGTTTTTTAATGCTGGGTAGAATCATGAATATAAGGGATATGTCACTGGATGTATGGAGGGTTCGTTGCGCGGCGTGGGATTGATGGGAAGTCTATATGAACAGCGTTCGAGCCATCGATCCTTTGAAATCTGATTGAATAATGTACGTATGATCGACTATCCTCTATGGGACTTTGATCAATGACTGACACAGGCACGCTTTAACCGTAACATCCTTATCTCTCAGCCTCTGTGTCTTTGTGAAGGCATTGCAAAGCGTGAAGCACCATCCGTTTAGCATCTGCCAGTCGTCTCGAAGCAGGACATTATACCTCGTAACGTCAGTCGACTgtgaaacaataataatctcTGCGAGTAATCGTGAGAGAGAACCGTTACACTTTGCACGTTATTTGAGAtgggagaaaaattaaaaatgtatcgGCGCGATATTTAAAACACGGAAAAGTATTTTATTACTACTATACTTATATTATTACATCCCTCAAAAAGCACCATACACGGTAAAAAAGTCTTGCGGCATGTACGTTAAAGTGGAAACTACCAACACAAAATTTACTTTGCAACTTGGAAACTACCAAAATTGCAATAACATTCAAACAAGTACCAGCAATAATGCTAACTAAAGccgagcaaaaaaaatttttgacataaaaagtttgtttttccAAGAACTATTCAATACAATGATACTCTGCCTTCCAACTTGGTATTTAACACCTCCAAGTTGGATCGTTGACCAAGAATTCGTAGAGCAGGCCTCGCATACTTTATTAAGGTCATTTCTAATTCCCTCCAAGTATTTGCCCCTTGATGAATGGACTGGGTAAGAATACTAATCCAGTTTGGTATGCACAGTGCCGTAATAGTAGTCTAACGGTTTAGGACAAACAAATAGATAATCGTATATTTTAACGAGGAATCCAAGCCTCCAGATCGTGGGCTTACAAACGATCCACGAGAAAACAAACCGTGTCACCACACTCGCAAAGAGCGAAAGACACTTCTGCATCGTTCGCAGAAATGTCACATTCCAGGTGGACGCGGGGACTTTGGACCGGACCCAGGCAAAGCGTCTCGCTGTGATTGCTGGCCATCCGGTACGCATGAGCCACGAACAATTTTCACGCACCAAATGCCAGTGCATCCAGATTATCGCGAGACTTGAGATCCAGTCTGGCCTCTGATCGACGTGTGGCGCGACTTGCTCGGTGATAACCCAACGATCAACTTACCATGAAATTTCAGGTGTTTCCTGGCACAATTTCCAAAAACGAATGATCGAACGAGCAGCAATTAATCACCCTTAATAACCGATGATCAGGACACTGTGTTACCTCCTCTATTGGGTATATCTCATCTGTTGCACTCTATGAATATGGATGCACTCGAGACAAACGAGTATCGTGGTGATACTGACATTAAATGTGGCTCGAGCAACGGCATTTACCAGCCTACCTGTGGATTCCGTAGGTACAATGTACCCGATGCCCAAGTGCCCAAGTTTCACAATGCGTCTGACAATCAGATGGCACTTGCAGATAACACCCAAGCGACTGTTACCTTGTAAAAAACCGATCAGCAAGTCTAAACGCGACGTGTGAACCACCCGATGGTAAGATCTACACCCAAACATCCAGTCGACGGATTTGCTTTAACCTCGACCGTATTGTACCTATAAAATGCAAATGAAGAGTAATTTCATGGTTGAGTCTATTCATTACCCGATCCTCTTTCTAGCGATAATCGCATCCTATACGAGAATTCGCGATTGGGTAAACGAAGAGGGCGGTTCGGCAGTGAATAGAGAATGTGTCGGTAATCAGGTTGAAATATGCATATCAGTGACTATAAATTGACGGTATCTGAATTAACTGGTCagttttcagagaaaattaATGGGATAAAATTGAAGTTTGATACAAAATGACTTTATCGTTGAACCCTGACAGTAGCAGCGGCACCATAACGATGTACAAATATAATTTGTCATTTCTTGGCGTATGGCCCTTTCAAAAGAAGGGAATACGTTACACGATCCACTTGGGACTCATCCTTCTTACTCAGGTAATATTTTATCATCTCCATTACCACCGAGATGTAAACGACCCAATGTTCCCAGGTGACGTTGGCCATACCAGAGTACATCGATTTGGCACTGAACATTGGAGACGTGGACAAAACGATCGAGAATCTCACCTGCGTCGTCACAGTGAACATGGTGATCGTCAAGCTGATCATTATGCATATTCACAGGGACAGTATGGTTTCGTGCGTGAATTTGGTGGTGGCTGATTGGGACAGGATTCAAAGCGCCGAGGCTCGCAGGACGATGAAGAGACACCGATCTTGGAGCAAGGCTGTCTTTCTCGCCGCGATGGCCTTGCTGTACGTCAGTTATGCCTTGTACATTGTCCTGGCGGTTACCGTGACGGCTACATCCAACTGCAGTGGAAGTAACGCGAATGGATCGTGCAAAATGCTTCCGATTCGAGCTAATTACGTGGTCAACACCGATTTATCACCGCTATACGAAATCGTTGTAGTCCTGCAGAGTGTCCAGGGAATGATCACATGCACTGCAAACTACGGAGTTGATACCTTTATGTTTTTCCTTACGATGCACGTTTGTGGACAGTTGGAAATTCTTCAGATTAATTTGCGCCGCTTCGTGTCAGCAGATGCTCCTCGGCCTAACATTTTAGATGcaagaatttttcgaaagaaGATACGCATCTTAAGCGAACGTCACTGCGAACTAGTTGATTTTTCCTTACATATCGAGGAAACTTTAAACGTCATCATACTTGGACTATTACTCTTCAGTTCCGTCCTGATCTGTCTAATAGGTGAGGAGACCATGGGAACTTGAGCCTTAGATGAACAGTTGTCAATTTGATGAGAACGTAACTTGAAAAACGTTATTCCATTGGAAACAGCCACTAAACTGTTTTCTTCATGTCTGTCTTCGGTATCCACcataatattttaattcaaagaTAGTCATTTTGAGAAAACTTGAGCGGATAAGAATAACTGTTAGAATGTTGTGCTGTTTGATGATAACAGATTTTCTTCTCGAGTCCTTGCAGCTACTTTTGCCAAAAACATAGTTTTTCCTGATCGGTAACTAGCTGGATAGCGATAAGATGGTGACTATGTTTCGTGTGAAGTAAAAAGTTCGATTTAACGAAGTTCTAGTTTTCAGGGTTCCGGTTCATTTTGAGCGTTGAAAACGGAGATCTGTTTGGTGCAGGAAAGTACATTTCGTACCTGACCGCGATACTGGGGCAGTTGTTCCTCTACTGCTTCGCCGGTGACTACCTTCAGAGTCAGAGTCTCGGCCTGGCTTCCGCAGCCTACGAAACTCACTGGTACAACTTGCCCCCAGATATTGCCCGCGACCTTCTCTTCGCGATGATTCGCGCCAAGAACCCGTTACGTATATCGGCGGGAAAATTCTTCTTCATGACACTCGAGAGTTTCAAGGTCATCTTGAAAACTTCAGCGTCTTACTTGTCCCTCCTCCGCGTTATCGTGGAGCGATCTGCTTACGAGCCGAAATACTTCTGACGCCGGTATTGCACTTGCAAGATTGTACTGGGCGATTGTTTCTTATTCTCGTAGTCCCGTGAATTACAGTAATCTGATCACAGTGTATTTCAAGTGATTGTAATTGATTAGTGTAGAAGATAAAACACAAGTACATTACGTCAGGTtgatattatttaataaacatttcaaaatcgaGTCATAGTTATAGCACCCAAGTGTTTCTCGTCTTATAAGTTTTGGAAAACTTGTTCCTTCTTGTTTGATAGTTGTCAAATATTTTGTGCAACACTTAAACTGTGGGAAACgtgccttttttttctttatcgagAAAATTACCCTCAGATACTACACAAAGAACattgattttcagttctgtagATACGAAGTTCTGCTAATCGTTTCTATGGTTATAGATCTaaagtttttatttaactttCCGAAACTAAAAACTATCGaacttcttcaaaattttccaccaaCTGGTATTCGAAGgcttttgaaacttttataaagaatttgattttcatgCTAAcggttagaaatttttttaaccatgtTCTAGTTAGCAATCGATAAC from Neodiprion virginianus isolate iyNeoVirg1 chromosome 3, iyNeoVirg1.1, whole genome shotgun sequence encodes the following:
- the LOC124300681 gene encoding uncharacterized protein LOC124300681 isoform X2 — protein: MTLSLNPDSSSGTITMYKYNLSFLGVWPFQKKGIRYTIHLGLILLTQVTLAIPEYIDLALNIGDVDKTIENLTCVVTVNMVIVKLIIMHIHRDSMVSCVNLVVADWDRIQSAEARRTMKRHRSWSKAVFLAAMALLYVSYALYIVLAVTVTATSNCSGSNANGSCKMLPIRANYVVNTDLSPLYEIVVVLQSVQGMITCTANYGVDTFMFFLTMHVCGQLEILQINLRRFVSADAPRPNILDARIFRKKIRILSERHCELVDFSLHIEETLNVIILGLLLFSSVLICLIGFRFILSVENGDLFGAGKYISYLTAILGQLFLYCFAGDYLQSQSLGLASAAYETH
- the LOC124300681 gene encoding odorant receptor 13a-like isoform X1, with protein sequence MTLSLNPDSSSGTITMYKYNLSFLGVWPFQKKGIRYTIHLGLILLTQVTLAIPEYIDLALNIGDVDKTIENLTCVVTVNMVIVKLIIMHIHRDSMVSCVNLVVADWDRIQSAEARRTMKRHRSWSKAVFLAAMALLYVSYALYIVLAVTVTATSNCSGSNANGSCKMLPIRANYVVNTDLSPLYEIVVVLQSVQGMITCTANYGVDTFMFFLTMHVCGQLEILQINLRRFVSADAPRPNILDARIFRKKIRILSERHCELVDFSLHIEETLNVIILGLLLFSSVLICLIGFRFILSVENGDLFGAGKYISYLTAILGQLFLYCFAGDYLQSQSLGLASAAYETHWYNLPPDIARDLLFAMIRAKNPLRISAGKFFFMTLESFKVILKTSASYLSLLRVIVERSAYEPKYF